In the genome of Lathyrus oleraceus cultivar Zhongwan6 chromosome 4, CAAS_Psat_ZW6_1.0, whole genome shotgun sequence, the window CCCTTTTGTGTTTTATGCATTCAAGGCGACGTTCTACTGTCAACATATTTGGATACATAGGCGCATTCCGCGTCGGCGGTAATCAAAGAATCCAAGGATTATTTTGCTTGGATTAGAGTATGCGGTCAAAAAGAATTTTGTCATGAAAAAGATTTGATGAACATTATTTGCTTCAAGGAGATTTTAGTGTCTTGCCATGCCTTAAGGGAGAGTCATTATCATGTGCTTTGTTCAAGAGGGACCAAGCACGAAAACCGGTTTGCACCATATGTTTCACCAACTTTCAACAGAAGCCAATAAACTTGAAGATAAAATCAAATGGTTTCGCTGAAAAGAAGAAGGTGCTGGTGTTGCTGGTGCTACTCTTGCTTATACACTTGGAAAGGATGGACGGCGAGTGCATGTGATTGAAAGAGACTTGAGTGAACCAGATAGGATTGTGGGTGAATTGTTACAACCTGGTGGATATCTAAAGTTACTTGAGTTGGGTCTTGAAGATTGTGTGGATGAAATTAATGCACAAAGAATCTTTGGCTATGCTCTTTATAAGGATGGGAAAAACACCAAGTTGTCTTATCCCTTAGAAAATTTTGACTCTGGTGTACCTGGAAGAAGCTTTCAAAATGGTCATTTCATACAACAAGTGCGAGAAAAGGCTTCATCTCTTCCAAATGTAAAATTAGAACAAAGAACCGTCACGTCTTTACTCGAAGAAAATGGAACCATCAAAGGGGTAAACTATAAAAACAAGAGTGGACAAGAGTTTACAACAAAGGCTCCTCTCACCATAGTATGTGATGGTTGTTTTTCTAACTTGAGACGCTCTCTTTGTAATCCTAAGGTTGAAGTTCCTTCTCATTTTGTTGGATTGATATTGGAGAATTGTAACCTTCCATATGAAAATCATGGACATGTTATCTTGGGTGATCCTTCGCCAATTTTGTTTTATCCTATAAGTAGTACCGAGATTCGATGTTTGGTCGATGTGTCTGGCCAAAAACTACCTTCTGTTGGTAATGGTGAAATGGCTAATTATTTGAAAACTGTGGTAGCACCTCAGGTGCCAAAATAAGGAACATTCTACCACATTTGATGTCAAATTTGTGTCGAAATAACACAACTCGTTCATTTACGCTGATAAGCCTCTTCTACTAATTGAGAGAATTACATGTTCAGGTTCCTCTGGAGCTGTATACTTCTTTTATAGCAGC includes:
- the LOC127136761 gene encoding squalene epoxidase 1, encoding MCFVQEGPSTKTEEGAGVAGATLAYTLGKDGRRVHVIERDLSEPDRIVGELLQPGGYLKLLELGLEDCVDEINAQRIFGYALYKDGKNTKLSYPLENFDSGVPGRSFQNGHFIQQVREKASSLPNVKLEQRTVTSLLEENGTIKGVNYKNKSGQEFTTKAPLTIVCDGCFSNLRRSLCNPKVEVPSHFVGLILENCNLPYENHGHVILGDPSPILFYPISSTEIRCLVDVSGQKLPSVGNGEMANYLKTVVAPQVPLELYTSFIAAIDKGNIRSMLLAAFIRMLESMKLL